DNA from Salinispora arenicola:
CCTCCACCTTCACCGCCCGCATCGTGGCCTCCACCGGCGCGGACGCGGCGGCCTGCATCTCCTCCGGCATCGGCGCACTCTCCGGGCCGCTACACGGCGGTGCGCCCTCCCGGGTGCTGAACATGCTCGAGGCGGTTGAGCGCAGTGGTGACGCCGAGGGGTACGTACGGGGCGTACTCGACCGCGGTGAGCGGCTGATGGGTTTCGGTCATCGGGTCTACCGCGCCGAGGACCCGCGGGCCAGGGTGCTCCGCCGCACCGCCAAGGAACTGGGTGCCCCGCGCTTCGAAATCGCGGAGGCGCTGGAGAAGGCCGCCCTGACCGAACTGCACAGCCGCAAGCCGGACCGGATTCTCGCCACCAACGTCGAGTTCTGGTCGGCGGTCGTGCTGGACTTCGCCGAGGTACCCGCCCATATGTTCACCTCGATGTTCACCTGCGCCCGAATGGGCGGCTGGAGCGCGCACATTCTGGAACAGAAGAAGCTGCAGCGACTCGTCCGCCCGTCCGCCCGCTACGTCGGGCCCGGCCCCCGCAGGCCGCACGAGGTCGAGGGCTGGGACCAGGTCCCGCACGGCGTCTGATCGGCCCGGCAGGGCTCGCCGGTCCGCCCGGTGGGCCTGTGGTGTACGCCTCAGGCCCACCGGTGGGACCGGCGGGCATCCGGGCCGCGCCGGGTGCGAGGATGAAGGCCGGCAGCGTCGCCGGACCGGGTCAGATCCTGACCGGCCGTGCGCGCCGCGTGCGCGGCCGCCGTCGATCTGCACCCGGCGCACCCCGGGCCCGCCCCTCGTCCATGCGGAAGGATCTCCAAGACCGTGGCTGACGCATCGACCATCCGAATCCCCGACGACATCAAACCCGCCGACGGACGGTTCGGCTGCGGGCCATCCAAGGTTCGTCCGGCGGCGGTCGCCGCGCTCGCCGACGTGGCGACCAGCTACCTGGGCACCTCCCACCGCCAGCGGACGGTCCGTGACCAGGTCGCGCGGCTGCGCCGGGGAATCGCCGAGTTCTACTCCCTGCCCTCGGGGTACGAGGTCGTACTCGGCAACGGCGGTACTACCGCCTTCTGGGAGGTCGCCGCCTTCGGCCTGATCCGGGACCGGGCCCAGTTCGCGAGCTTCGGCGAGTTCGGCGCCAAGTTCGCCAAGTCGGTCCGGGACGCGCCGTTCCTCGGCGAGCCGACCGTCCACCAGTCGCCAGCGGGTAGCGCCCCGCGTCTGGTGGCAGAGGCTGGCGTGGACGTGTACGCCACCCCGCACAACGAGACCTCCACCGGTGTCTCGGTGCCGATCGGCCGCGTGCCGGGCGCGGACGAGGGCGCACTGCTGCTGGTGGACGCCACGTCCGGCGCTGGTGGTCTGGAGGTGAGCGTCGGCGAGACCGACGTCTACTACTTCGCCCCGCAGAAGAGCTTCGGTGCCGACGGTGGCCTGTGGCTGGCCCTGATGTCGCCCGCCGCGTTGGCGCGCGCGGCCGAGGTCAAGGCATCCGGCCGGTACATCCCGGCTTTCCTCGACCTGGTCACGGCGATCGACAACTCGCGGCTGGAGCAGACCTACAACACGCCGGCCCTGGCCACCATATTCCTGGCCGCGGAGCAGACGGACTGGATGAACGCGCAGGGTGGCCTGGCCTGGGCGACCAAGCGCACCGCAGAGAGCGCCGGCATCGTGTACGGCTGGGCAGAGCGCTCGGCGGTGGCCACGCCGTTCGTCACCGACCCGACGCTGCGGTCCAACGTGGTCGCCACAATCGACTTCGTGGACGAGGTGGACGCCACCGCCGTCGCGAAGGTGCTGCGCGCCAACGGGATCGTGGATACCGAGCCGTACCGCAAGCTCGGCCGCAACCAGCTGCGGATCGCTCTCTTCCCGGCGGTCGAACCGGCCGATGTGGAGGCGTTGACGGCAGCCATCGACTACGTGGTCGAACGACTCTGAGCACGCCCTCATGGTGGGTGGCTCCCGCGAGTCGGGCAGCCACCCACCGTGATCGTCGTCGCAGCTCACTCACGAATCACGGGTGTCGGTTCCCCCACCTTGGGGCTGAGGAGCGTACGGTAGTGCGAGACGCCCAGGTGGCTCGCCTGCGGCGCGGGGCCAGCGAAGCGGGACGGAGGCAACGCTATGCGCCCAGTACGCTTCGTCGCCCTCTCCGAGGACGGCCAGGCACTGGTACTCACCGACGAGGTTGGGCGACTTCTCGCGCTGCCCATCGACGAGCGCGTCTCGACCGCAATGCACACCGAGCCCGGGGCCGCGCCTCTGGCCGTGGCCTCGACGTCGGGCGCCGACCCGACCCCGTCCCTGTCCCCGCGAGACATCCAGGCCCGGATCCGCGCCGGCGAGTCCGCCGAGGATGTCGCCCGGATCGCTGGCGTGCCGGTGGACCGCGTGCTGCGCTACGCCGGCCCGGTTCTCCAGGAGCGAGCCATGCTCGCCCAGCACGCCCGTCGCACCCGCCTGCGTGGAGCGGAGAAGCCGACCCCGCTCGCTGAGGTGGTCAACGGTCGACTGGCCCAACACGGCATCGACACGGAAAAGATCTCGTGGGATGCGTGGCGCCGTGACGACGGTGCCTGGCGGATCGTCGCCACCTGGCCCTCCGGCAAGGCCACCGCCCAAGCAGTCTGGGATCTGGAGAAGACCCGGCAGTCGGTCACGCCGCACGACGACATGGCCCAGTACCTCTGCGCCGAGCGGCCCACGCCGATCCTCGGCCAGGAGCCGGCGCCCGAGCGGGGCGGCCACGGGCTGCCCGGCCCGGCGCGGGCCGAACCCGGTCGCGGTGGGCACGGCCTACCGAGCCCGGCCGAGCCCACTCGGCCGAGCCGTGATCCGATCCGCGCCGGTCGGGACGCGCTGCTCGCCTCCCTGGATCGCCCACTCGGCGGTGCCTCCGGCCGTGGCCTCGAGCCACGGACTCCGGCCAGCCCGGAGGCACCGCGTTCGCGACCAGTCGGCGGCGGCGCGGCGGCGCTGCTCGGCGGCGGCCCGGGATCAGCCTTCGACGACGACTCGGACGCGCCGAAGGAGGTGCCGGCCGTCCCGTCGCTGGCCGTGCTCCGACCACGCCGCACGGGTACCGCCGCGGCGGGCGGCACCGAGCAGGGCGAGGGCAGCAAGCCACGCAAGCGGCTACCAAGCTGGGACGACGTGCTCTTCGGAAGCGCGCCGGCGGCCCGCGAGTCCTCCTAAGTCACAACGGCCAGGCGGCCAGGCGGTCATGGGTGGGGCGGTGGCCCGGGTGGCTGCGCGTCAGCACCAGTTCCCTCGCCGGCCACTGCGGGCCACCATAGGCATCCAAGGCCGCGACGTCGGCCGCCACGTCGGCCGGTGGTAGTCGGTCGCCGGGCCGGGCTACGGTCAGGTGCGGATGCCACGGCTTCTCGTCGTAGGGCAGGCAGTTGGCCCGCAGCCGGGACCGGACGACCTGGCCCAGCTCGGTCAGCTCCACCAAGTCACCCCGCAGGCCCACCCACAGGACGGTGGAACGGCCCTGCCCGAATGTCCCGCCCCCGCCCAGACGGAGCCGGGGCGGGGCCGGCCACGAGTCGCGGGACCACCGCGCTACCTGGTCGAGGGATCCTTCCACGGCCATCAGCTGCTCTGTGGGCACCGCTGCCAGAAAGGCGAGCGTGACATGTGCCTGAGCCGAGTCCGCGACGCGGACGCCGACGCCGTCGGCAGTTGCTTCGCCGACCCGCAGCCGGGCCACCCGCCGCCTGAGGTGGTCGACCGCCTCAGGCGGCGGGTAGAGGGCAACGAAGAGTCTCACTCGGTCGCCGTTCGATTCCCCGCCTGCCTGCCGTTCAGCGGTGGCGCTGCCGATACTCAGGCTGGGCGGCAGGCAGGATCAGCCCGGCACGGTGCAGTGCTCCCTCAACCCGTACCCGCTCGATCTCCCGGTCCACCCCGGTCAGCCCGTCGAGGTGCTGCGTGACCCCGAGTGCCACGCAGGCCAGCCGAAGTCGGTCGTCATACGCGCGAAGCGCCGCCTCGTACCAGACCGCGGACCGCCCGTACCCGCCGACCCGCTGGCCGCCGAGGCGGCGCAGGTCGGTGGCGAGCCGTTCCAGAGGCTGCCGGTCCGGCCGGTCGAACGAGCTCAGGTCGATGTTCCGGGTGAGCGCGTCGGCCTCGACCGCCCGATCCAGGCGAGCGATCGTCCGCCGTTCCCGATGCCGACTCCGCCACTGCGCGCAACGGCAGGCGAGCCGGTCCACCAATTCGTCGGCGCAGAAGATCAGTGCGATCACCATGGGCAGGCACACCACAGCGGCGACCATCACGGTCAGCAGCAGCGCACGTCCCACCTCCACGCACCGACGCTAAGCCGACGGTGATCGCCTCGCCACCGGTTTGCCACAACCGCCGGGAGCTGGCCGGCGTGTCCCTGGGCCCTTACATCCGCTCGGTGAGGTAGAAACGGGGCATCGGCAGCACCTGGAACCGCAGCCGCGCTCCCGACCGGCGCAGCTGCCAGGCCAGGGCGAGCAGCGCGGCGGCGAGGGAGATCAGCCCGCCCATCCAAATGCTGGCCCCGGCGCCGTACGTCTCGGCGACCCAACCGATGATCGGCGCGCCGACCGGATTCGTGCCGAGGAACACCAGCACCCACAACGCCATCACCCGACCCCGGAAGGCAGCGTCGGTGCCCAGTTGGATGCGCTGGTTGCACGCCTGGGCGAAGAACACGGTGGCGAACCCGGTCGGCAGCAGCAGGAGCACCACCAGCCAGTACGTGGGAGCGAGCCCGACCAGCGTGCCGAGGATGGCGCAGGCGATGGCCGCGGACAGCACCAGCCACACCGAGGGGCGGCTGCGTCGTCCGGTGCCGGCCAAGGCCCCGGCCAGGGCGCCCACCGCGAGGGCGCTGCTGAACAGGCCGAACGACGCGGCACCAGTGTTGAAGACGGTCTTGGCCAATGCGGCGAGGGTGAGCTGGAAGTTGAACAGTGAGGTGGCGATGATCGAGATGAGGAACATCGGCAGCAACAGGTCCGGGCGGGCCCGGACGTAACGCAACCCGTCGATGACTCGAGCTGACGACCGCTCCTCGCGCGGGGGCAGCGTCTCGCGGTGTAGTTCGCCCGTACGGATCCGGATCACGTTCACCAGCGGCGCGATCGAGCTGACGGCGGTGACCAGGAAGACCGGCCCCACGTCCACGGCGGCGATGGCCAGCCCGGCGAGGGCTGGGCCGACGATTCGCGCGGAGTTGAAGGTGGCCGCGTTGAGCGAGAGCGCGTTGGCCAGTAGTGGGGTGCCCACCAGTTCGGAGACGAACGCCTGCCGCACCGGGGTTTCCACGGCGTTGGCGACGCCAAGGAGGGCGGCGAAGGCGAAGACATGCCACAGCTGCACCAGGCCAGTGATCACCAACAGGCTCATGGCCAGCGAGAGCACCGTCCAGAACAGGTTGGCGGCAAAGAGCAGCACGCGCTTGTCGTACCGGTCCGCGAGCCGCCCGGAAATCAGGGTGAGCAGCAGGACGGGAGCAAACTGGAGGGCGGTGACGATGCCGAGCGCGGTGGCGGAGTTGTCGCTGAGTTCGAGGACGAGCCAGTCCTGGGCGATGAACATCATCCAGACACCGATCAGCTTGATCAGCTGCCCGGAGGCGAACAGACGGTAGTTGCGGACCTGTAGGGACTGGAACATCGTGCTCAGCTTCGCCTGCACTCTTGGTGCGCCTCCTCGCGTACGCGTCAACTCCGGGTGACGGCGCGGGCGAGGCGGGTGCGTCAGGCGCGGGTCAGCTGTTGCAGGATCTCCGCTGCCTGGCGCAGCGTGTCCCGTTCCTCCACACTCAGTTCGGCCAGCCGGTGGGCCAGCCATTCGTCCCGGGCGCGCTCAAACTGGTCCAGCACGGCACCGCCGCCCTCTGTCGCCGCGAGAATCACCTGTCGGCCGTCGGTCGGATGGGGAGTTCGCTGCACGAGGCCGCGTTCCTCCAGTTTCGCGACGATCTTGGTCATCGTCGGTGGCTGGACCCGTTCGATGTCGGCAAGTTCCCGGGGCGTCAACGCTCCCGCCAGCCGGAGGCTGGTGAGCGCGGAGAGCTGGGTGACCGTCAGGTCGCCGACCGGTCGGGCCTGGCGGACCCGCCGGTTGAGCCGAGTGATCGCATCGCGCAGCTGGACCGCCAACTGCGCCGGTGGCACGCTCTTCGCCGTCACCGTCCGCTCCGTCACTTTAGTTAGCCTAACTAATGAGCCTAGCCGTCGGCATGCGATATGACCAGGCTCACGTGGCGTACGCCCAGCTGAGGGACGGTAGCCGAGCCACCGCCCCCGGCCCTCGGCTCACCTCACAGCACCACGGACTCGATGGGCCCGCGCATGAAGTACAGCACGAACAACGCAGCCACGGCGTACAGCAGCGGATGCACCTCCCGTGCCTTCCCCCGCGCAAGCTTCATCACCACGTACACGATCAGTCCGGCACCGATGCCGTTGGAGATCGAGTACGTGAACGGCATCAACACGATCGTAAGAAACGCCGGGATCGCGATCTCGAAATCGGTCCAGTCGATGGTCCGCACCGCGGTCATCATCAGGAACCCGACCACCACCAGCGCGGTCGACGCGGCTTCGAAGGGTACAACCAACACCAGTGGCGCGAGGAACATCGCCAGCAGGAACAGTACCCCGGTGACCAGGTTGGCCACGCCGGTCCGGGCCCCCTCCGCGACACCCGCCGCACTTTCGATGTACGACGTGTTGCTGGACACGCTCGCGGCACCACCGCTGGCCGCAGCGATCGAGTCGACCAGCAGGATCTCCTTCGCCCGCGGCGGGGTGCCCTGCTTGTCGAGCATCCCGCCCTCCTGCCCGACCGCCACCATCGTGCCCATCGTGTCGAAGAAGTCGGTGATGAGCAGCGTGAAGATGAACATCAGCACGACCAGCCAGCCGGCCCGGCTCCAGGAGTCGAGCACGTTGAACCGGCCGAGCAGCGACAGATCCGGCACGTCGAGGACCGTGCTCGGCAACTCGGGCACGGTCAGCGACCAGCCCTTGGGATTCGACACGCCGTCGACGACGGACGGACCGATGTTTCCCAGCGCCTCGATGACGAGCGCCAGCCCGGTCGACGCGAGGATACCGATCAGGATCGCGCCCTTGACCCGGCGCACCACCAGCACCAACGTCAACAGCAGGCCCACCACGAAGACCAGCATCGGCCAGCTGACCAACTTGCCGCCGATCCCCAGGCCGACCGGGACGGTGGTGTTCGCCGAGTCCGGGATCCGCCGAACGAAACCCGCGTCGACCAGTCCGATGATGGTCAGGAACAGGCCGATACCGACGCCGATTGCCGCCTTCATCTGGGTAGGCACCGAGCGGAACACCGCGGTTCGCAGACCGGTCAACACCAGTACTGCGATGATCACGCCCTCGATGACCACCAGGCCCATCGCGTCCGCCCAGGTCATCTCCGGGGCGATCTCGTACGCGACCAACGCGTTGACACCGAGACCGGCGGCCAGCGCCAACGGGAACCGGCCCACCACACCCATCAGGATCGTCATCAGGCCGGCGATCAGCGCGGTCGCCGCGGCAAGTGCCGGGATCGGCAGCCGCTCCTGGGCACCGTCGACGGCGGAGCCGAGGATCAGCGGGTTGAGCACCACGATGTAGGCCATCGTGAAGAAGGTGGCCAACCCACCGCGCACCTCCCGACCCAGCGTCGAACCACGAGCGGAGATCTCGAAGTAACGGTCGAAGCCGTTCCGCGGTGTCGCGGAGGGTGTGCCGTCGTCGGGTGGAGCTACTGCCATCGGGTCCTCGCAGGT
Protein-coding regions in this window:
- a CDS encoding citrate synthase 2, which gives rise to MADFKPGLEGVVAFETEIAEPDREGGSLRYRGVDIEDLIGQVSFGNVWALLADGRFGPGLPPAEPFPVPVHSGDIRVDVQSAVAMLAPYWGLHQLLDISDEQAREDLARVSVTALSFVAQSARGLGLPAVPQKEIDKASTIVERFMKRWRGEPDPRHVKAVDAYFISAAEHGLNASTFTARIVASTGADAAACISSGIGALSGPLHGGAPSRVLNMLEAVERSGDAEGYVRGVLDRGERLMGFGHRVYRAEDPRARVLRRTAKELGAPRFEIAEALEKAALTELHSRKPDRILATNVEFWSAVVLDFAEVPAHMFTSMFTCARMGGWSAHILEQKKLQRLVRPSARYVGPGPRRPHEVEGWDQVPHGV
- the serC gene encoding phosphoserine transaminase, whose translation is MADASTIRIPDDIKPADGRFGCGPSKVRPAAVAALADVATSYLGTSHRQRTVRDQVARLRRGIAEFYSLPSGYEVVLGNGGTTAFWEVAAFGLIRDRAQFASFGEFGAKFAKSVRDAPFLGEPTVHQSPAGSAPRLVAEAGVDVYATPHNETSTGVSVPIGRVPGADEGALLLVDATSGAGGLEVSVGETDVYYFAPQKSFGADGGLWLALMSPAALARAAEVKASGRYIPAFLDLVTAIDNSRLEQTYNTPALATIFLAAEQTDWMNAQGGLAWATKRTAESAGIVYGWAERSAVATPFVTDPTLRSNVVATIDFVDEVDATAVAKVLRANGIVDTEPYRKLGRNQLRIALFPAVEPADVEALTAAIDYVVERL
- the sepH gene encoding septation protein SepH, with the translated sequence MRPVRFVALSEDGQALVLTDEVGRLLALPIDERVSTAMHTEPGAAPLAVASTSGADPTPSLSPRDIQARIRAGESAEDVARIAGVPVDRVLRYAGPVLQERAMLAQHARRTRLRGAEKPTPLAEVVNGRLAQHGIDTEKISWDAWRRDDGAWRIVATWPSGKATAQAVWDLEKTRQSVTPHDDMAQYLCAERPTPILGQEPAPERGGHGLPGPARAEPGRGGHGLPSPAEPTRPSRDPIRAGRDALLASLDRPLGGASGRGLEPRTPASPEAPRSRPVGGGAAALLGGGPGSAFDDDSDAPKEVPAVPSLAVLRPRRTGTAAAGGTEQGEGSKPRKRLPSWDDVLFGSAPAARESS
- the thpR gene encoding RNA 2',3'-cyclic phosphodiesterase — encoded protein: MRLFVALYPPPEAVDHLRRRVARLRVGEATADGVGVRVADSAQAHVTLAFLAAVPTEQLMAVEGSLDQVARWSRDSWPAPPRLRLGGGGTFGQGRSTVLWVGLRGDLVELTELGQVVRSRLRANCLPYDEKPWHPHLTVARPGDRLPPADVAADVAALDAYGGPQWPARELVLTRSHPGHRPTHDRLAAWPL
- a CDS encoding MFS transporter, encoding MQAKLSTMFQSLQVRNYRLFASGQLIKLIGVWMMFIAQDWLVLELSDNSATALGIVTALQFAPVLLLTLISGRLADRYDKRVLLFAANLFWTVLSLAMSLLVITGLVQLWHVFAFAALLGVANAVETPVRQAFVSELVGTPLLANALSLNAATFNSARIVGPALAGLAIAAVDVGPVFLVTAVSSIAPLVNVIRIRTGELHRETLPPREERSSARVIDGLRYVRARPDLLLPMFLISIIATSLFNFQLTLAALAKTVFNTGAASFGLFSSALAVGALAGALAGTGRRSRPSVWLVLSAAIACAILGTLVGLAPTYWLVVLLLLPTGFATVFFAQACNQRIQLGTDAAFRGRVMALWVLVFLGTNPVGAPIIGWVAETYGAGASIWMGGLISLAAALLALAWQLRRSGARLRFQVLPMPRFYLTERM
- a CDS encoding MarR family winged helix-turn-helix transcriptional regulator; the encoded protein is MTERTVTAKSVPPAQLAVQLRDAITRLNRRVRQARPVGDLTVTQLSALTSLRLAGALTPRELADIERVQPPTMTKIVAKLEERGLVQRTPHPTDGRQVILAATEGGGAVLDQFERARDEWLAHRLAELSVEERDTLRQAAEILQQLTRA
- a CDS encoding NCS2 family permease; this translates as MRLTRQEFTCEDPMAVAPPDDGTPSATPRNGFDRYFEISARGSTLGREVRGGLATFFTMAYIVVLNPLILGSAVDGAQERLPIPALAAATALIAGLMTILMGVVGRFPLALAAGLGVNALVAYEIAPEMTWADAMGLVVIEGVIIAVLVLTGLRTAVFRSVPTQMKAAIGVGIGLFLTIIGLVDAGFVRRIPDSANTTVPVGLGIGGKLVSWPMLVFVVGLLLTLVLVVRRVKGAILIGILASTGLALVIEALGNIGPSVVDGVSNPKGWSLTVPELPSTVLDVPDLSLLGRFNVLDSWSRAGWLVVLMFIFTLLITDFFDTMGTMVAVGQEGGMLDKQGTPPRAKEILLVDSIAAASGGAASVSSNTSYIESAAGVAEGARTGVANLVTGVLFLLAMFLAPLVLVVPFEAASTALVVVGFLMMTAVRTIDWTDFEIAIPAFLTIVLMPFTYSISNGIGAGLIVYVVMKLARGKAREVHPLLYAVAALFVLYFMRGPIESVVL